Proteins encoded by one window of Rhinolophus ferrumequinum isolate MPI-CBG mRhiFer1 chromosome 13, mRhiFer1_v1.p, whole genome shotgun sequence:
- the LOC117032797 gene encoding LOW QUALITY PROTEIN: protein N-terminal asparagine amidohydrolase-like (The sequence of the model RefSeq protein was modified relative to this genomic sequence to represent the inferred CDS: inserted 1 base in 1 codon; deleted 2 bases in 1 codon), producing the protein MGHPASLQEYSGGHEHPASGDSASRALLGGSLGNFSGGPGAVSVAATVHGGPPPSPPASGGSISIPSSDDAXTCHIVILRHTSNGATCLTHCDGTNTKAEVPLITNSIKSFSDHTHCGRLEVYLVGGFSGNRRLSQKLTHQLLSEFDSQKGDIHLVTLCVTELNDQEKNENHFPIIYGVAIHMKTAEIYRTSFQDRSPGQELRAARDITGEPMISIYDSRTGQLRTGLYSWMPSPRGDDWLQQDDKEILENLFTSPLAEPSHFVEHIRSTLMFFYKYPSPTNKLFPGNKALLYKKRKNKQTNNEDGLWEKISSLGS; encoded by the exons GACATCCTGCTTCACTTCAAGAATATTCAGGGGGACATGAGCATCCAGCAAGTGGGGATTCCGCATCCAGGGCTCTCCTGGGCGGCTCCCTCGGTAATTTCAGTGGTGGTCCAGGGGCGGTGAGTGTGGCTGCGACAGTCCACGGGGGACCTCCTCCAAGCCCACCTGCTTCTGGAGGCTCCATCTCCATTCCAAGTTCTGATGATG ACACATGTCACATTGTGATCCTGAGGCACACAAGTAATGGGGCTACCTGCTTGACACATTGTGATGGAACCAACACCAAAGCTGAGGTCCCCTTGATCACGAACTCCATAAAATCCTTTTCTGACCACACTCACTGTGGAAGGCTGGAAGTGTACCTCGTCGGCGGCTTCAGTGGTAATAGGCGGTTGTCACAAAAACTTACTCATCAACTTCTTAGCGAATTCGACAGTCAAAAAGGTGACATTCACTTAGTGACATTATGTGTGACAGAATTAAAtgaccaggaaaaaaatgaaaaccactttCCAATAATTTATGGCGTTGCTATCCACATGAAAACTGCCGAGATTTACAGAACCTCCTTCCAGGATCGCAGTCCAGGGCAGGAGCTGCGTGCTGCTCGAGATATAACAGGAGAACCGATGATTAGTATTTACGATTCAAGGACAGGACAACTCCGTACTGGACTCTATTCCTGGATGCCATCTCCACGTGGGGATGACTGGTTGCAGCAAGATGATAAGGAAATACTAGAGAACCTTTTCACTTCACCTCTAGCTGAGCCCTCCCACTTTGTTGAACACATTAGATCTACCTTGATG TTTTTTTACAAATACCCATCTCCAACAAACAAGCTATTTCCTGGAAATAAAGCTCTActctacaagaaaagaaaaaacaaacaaacaaataatgaaGACGGCTTATGGGAAAAGATCTCTTCTCTAGGAAGCTGA